One segment of Vicugna pacos unplaced genomic scaffold, VicPac4 scaffold_20, whole genome shotgun sequence DNA contains the following:
- the LOC140694181 gene encoding olfactory receptor 4A47-like, with translation MEPRNNVTYFIPLGLTQNPKKQKVLIVMFLLFYILTVVGSLLIVVTITVSKTLNAPMYFFLASLSFIDLIYSYSSSPRFISDFFFGENIISFESCMTQLFTEHFFGGSEIVFLLVMAYDCYMAICKPLHYLVIMRQRVCVVLLVVSCVGGFLHSIIQLSTIYVLPFCGPNVIDHFMCDMFPLLKLVCTDTFVTGILVVANGGLMCSILFLLLLISYGVILHTLKNLSQEGRQKALQTCVSHIPVVVCFFAPFIFMYARPAKTFSVDKSLSVFYTVISPMLNPFIYSPRNSEMTNVMKKLWRKICHIK, from the coding sequence ATGGAACCAAGGAACAATGTAACTTATTTCATCCCCCTGGGCCTCACACAGaatccaaagaagcagaaagtcCTTATTGTCATGTTCTTGCTTTTCTACATTTTGACTGTGGTGGGCAGCCTGCTCATTGTGGTGACAATTACTGTCAGTAAGACACTCAATGCACCAATGTACTTTTTTCTTGCTAGCTTATCATTTATAGATCTAATTTATTCCTATTCTAGTTCCCCCAGATTTATTTCAGACttcttctttggggaaaacatCATATCCTTTGAATCTTGCATGACTCAGCTTTTTACTGAGCACTTTTTTGGTGGGTCAGAGATTGTTTTTCTGTTGGTGATGGCCTATGATTGCTACATGGCCATTTGTAAGCCTTTGCATTATTTGGTTATCATGAGGCAAAGGGTGTGTGTTGTGTTGCTGGTGGTGTCCTGTGTTGGAGGTTTTCTGCACTCAATTATTCAACTTAGTACTATTTATGTGCTCCCATTCTGTGGCCCCAATGTCATTGATCACTTTATGTGCGATATGTTCCCCTTGTTGAAACTTGTCTGTACTGACACCTTTGTCACTGGCATCTTAGTGGTGGCCAATGGAGGACTGATGTGCAGTATTTTATTCCTGCTCTTACTCATCTCTTATGGAGTCATCTTGCACACTCTAAAGAACCTGAGTCAGGAAGGGAGGCAGAAAGCCCTCCAGACCTGTGTTTCCCACATTCCTGTGGTTGTCTGTTTCTTTGCTccctttatttttatgtatgcaaGACCTGCTAAGACGTTCTCTGTTGACAAATCATTAAGTGTGTTTTATACAGTCATAAGCCCCATGCTGAACCCATTTATCTACAGCCCAAGAAATTCTGAGATGACTAATGTTATGAAGAAACTCTGGAGAAAAATATGTCATATCAAGTAG